Below is a genomic region from Vitis riparia cultivar Riparia Gloire de Montpellier isolate 1030 chromosome 5, EGFV_Vit.rip_1.0, whole genome shotgun sequence.
GATGCAGAGAAGATGGTGGGGAAGGTGTTGAAGAAGAGGCGGTGGGTAGCAGAGGTCTCGTTGACCAGTGGATGGAATGGAGTTGAGGAAttctaatattttgaaatgaaatttcatggaaggtgttgtttttagtttttgtttccaCAATATTTGTGCGGCAGCCAGAGGACATAATTATGATGATGAGAAATCCCTATTTAAGACTAAAAAGTaatgcttttctttttaattaatcatataCTTAATTTTTGTCCTTCCATTTCATATTCTAAttgtaatttgttttattttttgtctcttgtattttgataatattatttttttataaataacgattggaaaattttatcatctttttatgaaatttattagtttttttaattaaaaatatagattttttattaaaaatattgatttttataaatatattagtaaatcggttttatttatatatatatatatatatatatatatatatatatatatatatatatatatatatatatatatatatcataatataacgtgaaaaatattaatgaaacaaaaaataattaaaaattatataaatgtcTATAACAATTCTAagaaatgaatagaaaaaataataataaatattttgatgttgttttattaaaaaattaatatatatatatatatatatgatataatttataatatttaatgataatatttagaatttaaaagtaaattttatataaatgtatctCATGACATAAAAGGAatgatgataattaaaattaatttatttgtaataattttatttatatacattaaaaaacatatattatatttataaatatgaatatataaaaatgagaatcttaatataatatacataaataaatattgtatatataagTCAAACATAACAATATAATATTAACAAAGTTAGGTTGGTGGCGTGCTGCTCTCACTCTATGCCTGAGGTCATgggtttaaataatttatttttgaaccATCGGCCAGCCATAGCACTTAAAGTTTAAATCTTTTCTTAAAGGTAAAAGGTGGAATGGCACATGACATCGAACCTCGTAGATCATTTGGCAGGTAGCGAAGTTTGAATGCGCATGGTGGGCTGGGCCGAGATATTTCCGATACCTTCCATCCTTTATCAAACCcaataaattatgaataaaatatgcACGCAAAATCCTCccatataaaattttagagaaaagattttttgcttcttgttttccttgcatttccaaccatttaattatttttaaatacacctTTGAGAAAAGGGATTTGCCCTGACAACCCAGGCAGGAATTCCTTCTTGTAGGTGTGCTTGCCGCTTGCAGGTTATCTCAACCCGAACAACCCCAGAGCACAGTTAGACCAACCAGCACTAACACATTTGACATTCATTCCAAAGCCTCCTTATTTGCTCTCAAATCATTCCAAAGATGATGTTATATAAGgaatttcttaaaaatgtgCTTGTCAAAgttatatcaaatttataattcatttatatattaaaaaaaaatcatctccttttctttaatttttatccttttatcATTCTTGCAAATGATTGAAGTAAGTGCAATTATCCTTTGTTTGATAccaattagaatttaaaaatctCTTAACTTGAAGATATTGAAaggatttttttctctttttttctctttttttgaaaggatttcattaaatttggaaagataagaaattttttccttgTCTTTAATTGTTTTTCTCCCTTTGAATGATTCACTTACATATTATGGGTTAGTTTCTATGAAACTTTctcttaaagaaaaatattatttttatttggtaaaTATATCTTTCTCTTGATATTATAGAAactctctttttaaaaaattgtttagttTCTactattgtttaaaaaaaaaaaaatatctttcaaaTGGAGGAAAACCAATTAATggttatttaaaataagtattatAAACTTCTAGAAAGGAGATGTAGCATTCAAAAATCAACAAAgttaaaatccttatttttttctttttttttctcctttcaacaTTCAACAACCAATCTTCTTACTTTTAGTGTTTCTCTTATAAGTTAAAGATCTTTGATGACTatattttgcattttattttttgtttttctcctttcaaCATTCAACAATCAATTAATCTTCTCTCTTAGTGATTGTCTTGAACTTTGATGACAAAGGCATTCTAAGAAATTTGCTTGAAGGCACACTACCATCCAAAGTTTAATAAACCAAGGAAAATTGcatgaaaatatttcatatcattttttgaaatttagatCTTGgtaagaaattgttttgaaggTAAGCTACTACCAAAGTTTAATAAGCCAAGGAACTTTCTCACTATTTCTCATGTTTgggtaaaatgaaaaaaataatagttgtttttttcatttttcttttgtttttctcctttttggCATTCATTGGTGACTAGTTAAATACAAATAGTATAATTTTTAGAagcatttcttttaaattttttttccaaaataatatttgaggAACCTTATGCCCTTTtattacacacacacacaaatatatatatatatatatatattaagaaaagaaatctTTTATGCATGTTCTCCGTATTAAATTTTAGCTATAACTTTGAGCCGCTCGAAGTAcacaaaatcaatttaataatttttttttgtttttcaaaatatttatatagcTAGAGgttccaaatatatataacGATAGGAGATTCGAtggatatgaataaaaaaatgactaaaacTATACAatagttttcctttttatatatttacattCCAATTTGGTAGCTTTTTTGCACTTTCATGAAAACTTTTATGAATCTTTGTGCGAAAtttgcatgtatatatataatcactTAATAATAGTTGGCTTCATATGGAAAAGCAAATATTGCGTCCCTACTTAATGTGATATTTcatctttcaattttattttcatccctTGGAATTTAATACTATGCTATTTATAatactttctcttttttcttaaaccaatttttttttatttgaatttagtaACAATGGTTTCACTTGACATTTATTCCAAAGTCTCCTTATTTGttctcaaattattcaaaaaatgatatcatataatgaatttatgaaatatatgcTCATAAAAGTTATGtcaaatgataatattttttaagaaaaaaatattatctccttttctttaatatttatccttttGTCATTACTACAAAGTAAGTGCAATTATGCTTCATTTGATGATTAATGGAGAAAAAAGttacttttttatattaaatatttatcctttaattatttttgcaaAGTTAAATTAGAGTTTTCATGAATGCCTTTTCTACTATAattatgaaattcaaaatttatctaCTCAATTCATTGAAATCCCTCAAAGAAATTGAGAAAGCAATCATTTAACCAACTCCTTGAAGAACTTACCATAAATAACGGTAGTGCAAAAGATAAGTGTCACGATTGAAGTTCAAAATAATATCTATAACTTAAAGATTTCTTTGAACATTAAAGTTTAGTGCTAGCTATATTATAATAGCAACTAAAAAAGGcactttttgttcctttttcccATTTATTCTTTTGGAagtatgaaaagaaaattattccaaaaaaaaaaattcataaaataataaaaaaatttataaaattaatgcttataaaaattatatgaaaataatcattattttaaaaaaaaatctcaccccattttctttaatatttgattacaaatataatatagTTAAAAAGAGTATGCTATTATACAAATCATGTAACTTCTAAAGTATCTCTATATAGGCCTTGTTTGAAATCATAGAATAAAGCATGGGAATGAGTTAATGTGTTTGGATTGTTTTTGGAATaagaataggaataaaaaatcattgttATGGAAACCAAATTCCATTATCACTGggattttgattcatttatcTTATCTTACATGGGATTAGGATTCACCATATCCTCATtctatttccattcctattttcATGTACCAAACGAAACCTTAGACAATGTTTGGTATGTGGGAATTGAGATGAGAATaaacattttgctttcattcttatttgatcttgaataaaaataaatttggtaattCCAATTCTTGTATTTGGATGCACTTATAAATGGAATGTTGAAATGGTCgatcatttcttttcattttaatgtttgATAACAATAGGcatgaaattaattttctcattagaAGAACAAAAACCTTAGAATATAATGAAAAGTTTAACAAAGTTGAAAGGAAGAAATCAATaaagaaatgatatttttaactttCTTAAGTTTTATGcacttctttttatattaaattcaaaatttaaatttgtaattaattaaccaaatccaaaacaacATAATTAGCTTCAATTTATGTTTCCAACTTGTATGTGTTAATATAAGACTTAGTGGTAGTAAAGTAGTTTTGAACCAATAACCTATAGAGCAAATTTGTCTACTTAAACTAGTACATTGACAATCTCatcctttgaaaattttggaacaaTACAAAATATTGCAATACAACCCTCTAAAACTCTAAAATTAAGATCCTTAAGTCGCTTGACCTAATCCTTACCAAAGATCACTCACTATAAATAACACtttcttatctttctttttttgtatgaATATGTCACCTCATAACACCTTCTCCTCTTGAATTTGATTGCTTGTTCTTAATTTGACATTCTCTttcccttttagatttgaaaaaataaaataaaatacaaatggaGTAGCAAATTAAAAAAGGGTGTGAATTCAACTTGATAAgagtttaataaaaattggaaatttgctTGTAATGTCTAACTTGCCTTAATGAATAAGGATGTATGGTTGATCAATCGAGCTTTAGGCCCTTGAATAATCATCTCAACTTTCACTTTCAATTGCTTGAGATATTTCATTTGGATATCAATCAAACCCAAGGTTGAGACATTAAATTGTACGTATGTTAGTTTTTATGATAAACTAGTTTCACAAAATGGTTGATGCTTCAAAAGtaataacttaattaacaaatgcaatgtcataattttatatttttgctcATTTGATGTATGTGGGAACAAAAACTAACATGGATATTAAAGTATTCCAAAACAAAATACTTgaaattgaaatattctttcCCACCTAATTTGATTGCTCATTCTAGGTTGGAGATTCTATCTCTTTACACCAAGAATTATGCATAGTGCAAGAGTGAGTTTAAATTGGCATCACTTTAATCAAAATCTAAGACTGGGTTGAAGTATTTGACTTGCCTTGATTAATAAGGACATCCGGACATGGCTTAACTGATGAAGGTTGGTGTGTACTAACTTATCCAACAAAATGTTTAATCTGcaaaaaaattaacaacaaTCAAGCTTGTCCTAGAAATGCCCTAAAACGAGTCCCaataaaaatgggttttgagaaaaaaaaaaaaaaaaaaacaaaacaaaaacttcagTAGAAGGAATTTCAGCCCCTTGGAATCAGCAAGGcatataaaatagaaactaagaAAAGGAGGGTGGCTTAATTACCAAAAAGTTGAGGTAAATGTTTGGTCAACATCAACAAAGAAGCTCCAGCCATCTGTGCATATGGTCCATTTCATGGTCTTGGGCATCAACACCATTACCATCAATATTCAGGGTGGTGCCATCACAGCTTCTCTCCACATCAGTATTAGTATCTTCTACTGCTGAACTGGTGTCACAGCTTACTTCTACGTTGTACAATTGTTAGATTGTCCTGTTCATAATCGTGGGCATATAGAAAGTGGAAGCCACACCTCGCCACTTTCACTGGTTTAACACCTAAGTAGACATTAAATGAAACGTTCAAGGTTCTCCATTCATTTGAGTGATATCTCTCAGGAATACGTGACTTGGGATAATATATCAAGCACCCTTGACTTGATGCATCTTCATCATAGCAGAATTCACAAAATTGATGAAATTGCTGGGAAAAATATGCACTGTTACCATCGAAATTCAATTTACAGTTGAAACGCCTATGTGTTGTGGTCTCAATCTCAAGCGGAACACAAAGAGAGCACAGAACAAAGCCCAAGAAGTCATCATTTTCATACCAACTCCAAGGAAgtttcattgttattttgaacCCGCTTTTCTGATGGCTTATCCACTCCGGAATCCCATTACTTTCACCAATAAAAGCTTTGATAAATCTTCTAACTTCACGCCCCTGCACAAAAATTACCCTCTGAATTTTGTGTCTTCAGGAAAAGAAAGGTTAAATGATACATGAAAACCATACCTGACTTTGGGATTTAAAACATTTGAATAAAGAAGACCAGAGAAGATTTGATGGACTGGATAAATTTTCCAGGGATGTGCATTGATGGGCATCTAGACGCCTTAAACCTGATGGAAGTTCTGGAATATGTTGAAGCATCTTGCAGTGACTCAAGTAAAGATGTTCTAGGTTATAAAGTTGACCGATCCCATCAGGTATGCGACTAAAGTGGTTCCCCCCCAGAGATAATGTTACCAGTGATGATAGGTAATAAATTTCACTGGGAAATTCCCTTAGATTGCAGCCTTGAATTTTTAATGTCCTCAAGGAGCATAAACCGGACAAagatggcaatggaaaattCATTGAATCTAAATGCCCAACAATAAGACGAAGTAAAGATTGTAGTCTCCCCAAGTTGTCTGgcaatttcttgaagtttgGACAGCTTTTGACAATGAGAATTTTAAAAGATGTCAAATTACAAATACTCTCGGGAAGATTCACGAGGTTTTTGCAGTTTAACAGAAGCAAACATTGAAGCCCTCTTAGACGTTGAATTGATGATGGTATCTCTTTTATGGCGGTTCCATCTAAATAAAGATTTCTCAAGCTCTCCATATCTTGCAGGATTTCTGGAAAGCTCTCTAGTTGTGAACAGCCAGAGCAACAGAGAGTTGCAAGGGATTTGAAATTACAAATGCCACTGGGCAGACTCGTAAGATTTTTGCAATCCCGCAGACATAATCTATCAAGTTCTAAGGGATTCTCGATAATGGGCACTTCATTCATGTCACTGCCCGCAAAACACCGCTTCCGTCGAAGTGCCCCATCCCTTTGGCATGTAATGCATAGTCTAACATCTGCGCCCTCTGTCTGTGTTGTTAATGGATGGCTTTGTTGAAGGTCTTGGGAATATATAAGGCGCACTCCACACTCCTTCACTTTCACCGCTTTCTCAGAATTAATGTCAAAGCCGTGAAATACAGGCACGATATCAGTCCATTGATAAGAGCGAAACATTTCCGGAATAGCCGCCTTGGAATAGCAAACCACCCACGTTTGATCTGATACACTCTCATTATCTTCGTCCTTGTCTTCTTTATAGCAAAAACAATTCGATCGAAAGAAGGGACGATCTACAATTTTTAATCCAAATCCATCACCACCGATATACAGATCACACTGCAGACGACAAGAATGTGTATGTTTATGTTCATTCTTACGAGAAGATTCAGCCACAGATTTATCATCTGTTTCATTCTTCCATGTATGAGTAGATTCATCCTCAGATTTATTGTCTGATTCATTCTCGGGCCCATGTGCAGATTCCTTTTTGGGTTTGTCAGATTCATCAGCAAGTGGAACATAAACACAGCATATAGCAAATCCCAAAAACTCATTATTTTGGTGCCAATTCTGAGGGAGTTTTGTTATTAGAAAAGGTGTATTTCTCCAATGCATTATCCATTCTGGAATTCCATCACTTCCGGGAAGAACAATACAAGTTCCCTTGCCATGGTAGGAAGAATCACTAAAACTAGTGCGTTTCGAATCCTGCACCAAAGCACCATGTAAATATAGAGTCTGCATATAACTAGTGTGTGACATGAAAATGATACCTGTGCCCAACTGATGCAATTGACCAGAGAATGCAATGGCAAAAACGGGGCTCTTGATGAAGTGCGATTTGAACCGTGTGCATCTAAAAGCCGTAGCCGTGATGGAAGCTCTGGAATTTGTTCAAGATTGTTGCAGTGACTAAGGTTAAGGACTTCCAGCCTGGAAAGCTGATTGATGGTAGTAGGTATGCTACTAAAATGACCCCGTTCCAGATTTAGTTTCTGTAATGATGATAAATGGCAAATATCACTAGGAATTCCTCCTTCCATTATGTTGCAGTGACCGAGGTCCAATTCTTTCAATGATGATAAATGGCAAATATGATTAGGGATTTGGTGGAGCTTTAAACACTCTTGAAGTAGGAGAGTTTGAAGACCATTTAGATGTGTAATTGATGATGGTAAGTCCATTATAGCTGTTCCACTCAAATCAAGCACCCTTAGCTCTCTCATATTGCCTTTGATTTCTGGAAATCTTTCTAGCTTTGAACAGCCATTGCAAGAAAAAGTTAGAAGGTGTTTCCACTTGTAAATGCCTCTTGGAAGAAGCTCCAGGTTTACACATCCTGCAAGATTCaagggaaaattaaaaaaataaaaaacaagttagtTTTAGTAATTATAATACTGCTGCACCAATCTTTTAAGTACCATGCATTGTACAACCTTCTAGAGTTAGAATCTCCAAGTTTGGCACACTTAAGAAGTCTGGGATTCTGATGAGATGGACAGAGTTACTGAGATCAATAACCCTCAACTTGTCATGAAGCtgtaacaaaataatttttttcaatagatgaacttatataaatgttaaaaattaatataaaattaaactgtaactaaataataataacaataccTTATTCCCTCTCCAAAGTTGCTTTATATTGCTGTTCCTTAGTAAGAGTCCAACAAGGTTCTTTGCATGAAAATTCAATGGCAAAGATTCTAAAGGGTATCCATCCCAATGCAGATATGTTAACTCATTAGAAGAGAATTCAAAGTCCCTTGGAAGGTGGTCTTCAAGAAATAGCTTTCTACGAGGATTATGGATTTTGAGCAATCTAAGTCTATTCATCTCTTTGAAAGATTCTGTAGTAAGCTGTGATGGATTAAATTTACATCTATCTAGAAATAGTCCCTCAATTGCTCTTGTCCCCTGAAAAATATAAGACGAGTAGGCATAACAAAAGATGCATTAGACTTAATTGAGTTATATACATGgctaatttatgaaaaaataataatagtattgaAGCTTGCATACACACGTATATAAACAAGTTCATGCCTTTGACTCTTACCGTATTTCTTATTAGCACGTGATAGGCATTATAATCCCACAATCTACTCCTTCTTCCAGGGTCTTCAGGACATTCTTGACGAATAACCTCCCAACCCATTTGTTGTATTAAATCATGCATATCTAGCATGTTTTTTGAAATAGTTATGAGACATTTGTCAGCTAGAGTTGTTATTGCATGCTCTGCATGAGGGCCCAATATTCTTGAAACAAAATCTTTGTGATCTCCTTTGAAAAAGCATGCAACATCCAAAAACATCCCCTTGTCTATATCATCGAGTCCATCAAAACTTATTCTAAGTACACTGTGAATTTCCATGTGGGGTATTACTTTTAGCTTACACAGTGCACTTTCCCattcacttattttctttccaaaaagagaAGCACCTAAAACTTTAAGTGCTAACGGAAGGCCATTAGCATAATCTATGATATTGTATGAGAGGTTTTTATAAACTTCTTTGGGACGATTTTGTTTAAAGGCCCACAAACTAAAGAGCTTAAAAGCTTCTTccttgtttaattttgaaaccTCATATGGTATATCCGCTCCATATTGAGCAAGCACTTGTTTGTCTCTAGATGTAATGATGATTGTACTTTTGGCCCAAAACCAATCCTTCTCTTCAGCCAAATATTCTAGTTGTTTCAACTCATCCACATCATCAAAAACAACAAGAACTCTCTTGGAGCTTAGACACCTCTTTATCATACTAATTCCTTCATCaacattgtttattttaaaattttttccccTTAGGATACCATGAAGAAGTTCCTGTTGTAACTGAAGTATATCACCATTGGATCTCTCTTTGATATTTCTAAGAAAGCTACTACCATCATATCGATGTGAGATCTCATTATAAATAGCCTTGGCGATAGTAGTCTTGCCGACCCCACCAATTCCAAATATCCCTACGATGCTAACCTTATTTAACTTGGTGTTCAtcaacaatttcaatttttccaaatgTACACTAATTCCAACCATGTTTTTTCCTACACTTAAAGGTTGAAGGTCTAATCTTCTAATGATTGTATTAACAATTTCCTTGACAACCTCAGTCTCATACCTGCCAATCATATAAATTAAGTACAATGATGAGTTAGAATCagttacaaaatataataaatttaaaataaatttagtcGCGTATGGCGGTGTCCAATATTATTGAATTAGTAGCAATGGAATGCAAAAGAAAGGAGTCAAGCCAATTTACTTACatatttaagcttcaaaatttgcaagtaTCAAACTACTAATGTGCCAAGTTGCAAATTTCAATACTCATACTGTTAGAGCATTGTGTAGGACTACTCTATGAACAAGCTAATGCcttttttcaacttttatttCACAAACAAGTTGCTTATGATTCCTCGATGTCACTTGTCTTCAGGTTTTATTAACTCACCAATACTTACCAATGTTGCAAGGACTCCATTTTTAGCTTGCCAATTAATGTTGCATTTCCAAAGAGGAATCAGGAAACAGGTGAATGTGGAAAATTTCATGATTTGCTTGTTGACTGGGAACTTCAATATGATTTGCtttagagaaaattaaaaaaaaaggttaaattttgataattgtaTTTTTGGACCAACACATATTCATGAGAGCTTCATCATGAGAATAGACTTACAAGTAAAATCATTCTAAAAGAGCATGATAGGAATGTTAAAGGGCAGAGTTTAAGGTAAATTAATCGAAATGAACTCAAAAGGTCAAAGGGACAAAATGGTTACTCCCTTTGACATAATGAAAATCCATCGTGAAGATCACAAAATAAGCTTGGCATCAATATTGTTGGAATGAGTGAGCATTTAGTGCAGGGGAATTAAGACTTTTTGAAGAATATATACgcaaaaaacaagcaaaaatgTAAATTGAAATTCAGGAAATAAAGGGAGATGCATGGGGATCTTTGTAGTAAGTGAGCATGGAATTCATAGGCATTATGCAAGTACCAGTGCCACATAGCAAAATAAGATATTGATTAAAAGGGATTCAAAAACTAATATTTGATTGCACATAAAATTTCAATGTATTGAAAATTGCAAATAAAATCTCTAAAGAAATattccatttaaataaatatcaaaaaactTCAATGTATTgaaaattacatatataatctccttttgatatttt
It encodes:
- the LOC117914697 gene encoding LOW QUALITY PROTEIN: disease resistance protein RUN1-like (The sequence of the model RefSeq protein was modified relative to this genomic sequence to represent the inferred CDS: deleted 1 base in 1 codon) is translated as MASSSTHRASSSSTISRNYDVFLSFKGGDTRKNFTDHLYTTLTAYGIQTFRDDEELEKGEDIASDLLRAIEESRVFIIIFSKNYAYSRWCLNELVKIIERKSQKESVVLLPIFYHVDPSDVRNQRGSFGDALACHERDANQEKKEMIQKWRIALRKAANLSGCHVDDQYETEVVKEIVNTIIRRLDLQPLSVGKNMVGISVHLEKLKLLMNTKLNKVSIVGIFGIGGVGKTTIAKAIYNEISHRYDGSSFLRNIKERSNGDILQLQQELLHGILRGKNFKINNVDEGISMIKRCLSSKRVLVVFDDVDELKQLEYLAEEKDWFWAKSTIIITSRDKQVLAQYGADIPYEVSKLNKEEAFKLFSLWAFKQNRPKEVYKNLSYNIIDYANGLPLALKVLGASLFGKKISEWESALCKLKVIPHMEIHSVLRISFDGLDDIDKGMFLDVACFFKGDHKDFVSRILGPHAEHAITTLADKCLITISKNMLDMHDLIQQMGWEVIRQECPEDPGRRSRLWDYNAYHVLIRNTGTRAIEGLFLDRCKFNPSQLTTESFKEMNRLRLLKIHNPRRKLFLEDHLPRDFEFSSNELTYLHWDGYPLESLPLNFHAKNLVGLLLRNSNIKQLWRGNKLHDKLRVIDLSNSVHLIRIPDFLSVPNLEILTLEGCVNLELLPRGIYKWKHLLTFSCNGCSKLERFPEIKGNMRELRVLDLSGTAIMDLPSSITHLNGLQTLLLQECLKLHQIPNHICHLSSLKELDLGHCNIMEGGIPSDICHLSSLQKLNLERGHFSSIPTTINQLSRLEVLNLSHCNNLEQIPELPSRLRLLDAHGSNRTSSRAPFLPLHSLVNCISWAQDSKRTSFSDSSYHGKGTCIVLPGSDGIPEWIMHWRNTPFLITKLPQNWHQNNEFLGFAICCVYVPLADESDKPKKESAHGPENESDNKSEDESTHTWKNETDDKSVAESSRKNEHKHTHSCRLQCDLYIGGDGFGLKIVDRPFFRSNCFCYKEDKDEDNESVSDQTWVVCYSKAAIPEMFRSYQWTDIVPVFHGFDINSEKAVKVKECGVRLIYSQDLQQSHPLTTQTEGADVRLCITCQRDGALRRKRCFAGSDMNEVPIIENPLELDRLCLRDCKNLTSLPSGICNFKSLATLCCSGCSQLESFPEILQDMESLRNLYLDGTAIKEIPSSIQRLRGLQCLLLLNCKNLVNLPESICNLTSFKILIVKSCPNFKKLPDNLGRLQSLLRLIVGHLDSMNFPLPSLSGLCSLRTLKIQGCNLREFPSEIYYLSSLVTLSLGGNHFSRIPDGIGQLYNLEHLYLSHCKMLQHIPELPSGLRRLDAHQCTSLENLSSPSNLLWSSLFKCFKSQSQGREVRRFIKAFIGESNGIPEWISHQKSGFKITMKLPWSWYENDDFLGFVLCSLCVPLEIETTTHRRFNCKLNFDGNSAYFSQQFHQFCEFCYDEDASSQGCLIYYPKSRIPERYHSNEWRTLNVSFNVYLGVKPVKVARCGFHFLYAHDYEQDNLTIVQRRSSCDTSSAVEDTNTDVERSCDGTTLNIDGNGVDAQDHEMDHMHRWLELLC